From the Notolabrus celidotus isolate fNotCel1 chromosome 12, fNotCel1.pri, whole genome shotgun sequence genome, one window contains:
- the gapdh gene encoding glyceraldehyde-3-phosphate dehydrogenase produces the protein MVKVGINGFGRIGRLVTRAAFTSKKVEIVAINDPFIDLEYMVYMFKYDSTHGRFKCEVKIEGDKLVIDGQKITVFHERDPANIKWGEAGAHYVVESTGVFTTIEKASAHLKGGAKRVVISAPSADAPMFVMGVNHEKYDKSLPVVSNASCTTNCLAPLAKVINDNFGIVEGLMSTVHAITATQKTVDGPSGKLWRDGRGASQNIIPASTGAAKAVGKVIPELNGKLTGMAFRVPTPNVSVVDLTVRLEKPAKYDDIKKVIKAAADGPMKGILAYTEDQVVSTDFNGDLHSSIFDAGAGIALNDHFVKLVSWYDNEFAYSNRVCDLMAHMSSKE, from the exons ATGGTCAAAGTCGGTATCAATGG ATTCGGCCGTATTGGTCGCCTGGTGACCCGTGCTGCTTTCACCTCCAAGAAGGTGGAGATTGTGGCCATCAATGATCCTTTCATCGACCTGGAGTACATG GTCTACATGTTCAAGTATGACTCCACTCACGGCCGTTTCAAGTGCGAGGTCAAGATTGAGGGTGACAAGCTGGTGATTGATGGACAGAAAATCACAGTTTTCCACGA GAGGGACCCGGCTAACATCAAATGGGGCGAAGCTGGTGCCCATTATGTTGTTGAGTCCACCGGTGTGTTCACCACCATTGAAAAGGCTTCT GCTCACTTGAAGGGTGGTGCCAAGAGAGTCGTCATCTCTGCTCCCAGCGCTGATGCTCCCATGTTCGTTATGGGTGTCAACCATGAGAAGTATGACAAGTCCCTCCCCGTCGTCAG CAACGCTTCCTGCACAACCAACTGCCTGGCTCCTCTGGCCAAGGTCATCAATGACAACTTCGGCATTGTTGAAGGGCTGATG AGCACTGTCCATGCCATCACCGCCACCCAGAAGACTGTGGATGGTCCCTCTGGTAAACTGTGGAGGGACGGCCGCGGTGCCAGCCAGAACATTATCCCTGCCTCTACTGGTGCTGCCAAGGCTGTGGGCAAGGTCATCCCTGAGCTCAACGG caaattGACAGGCATGGCCTTCAGGGTCCCCACCCCCAACGTCTCTGTTGTTGACCTGACAGTCCGTTTGGAGAAACCA GCCAAATATGATGACATCAAGAAAGTCATTAAGGCTGCAGCTGATGGACCCATGAAGGGTATCCTGGCATACACAGAGGACCAG GTTGTCTCCACAGACTTTAATGGTGACTTGCACTCCTCCATCTTTGATGCCGGCGCCGGCATTGCTCTTAATGACCACTTTGTCAAACTGGTCTCATG GTATGACAACGAGTTTGCATACAGCAACCGTGTATGTGACCTTATGGCCCACATGTCTTCAAAGGAGTAA
- the wu:fj39g12 gene encoding C-type natriuretic peptide 1 → MLFPVLLCAALLLFTPAEISEARALHPSPDAVQFMEQFLERYNDLLTLDDLENLLNSPSEEQSTFSSGAKAAEFPKWADTQTQAETPWLRLLKGALTNQKRAEPDRSRRGWNRGCFGLKLDRIGSMSGLGC, encoded by the exons atgctgtttcctgtgctgctctgTGCCGCTCTGCTCCTCTTCACACCGGCAGAGATCTCAGAGGCTCGCGCTTTGCACCCTTCTCCTGATGCTGTGCAG TTCATGGAGCAGTTTCTGGAGCGCTACAATGACCTTCTAACCCTGGACGACCTGGAGAACCTGTTGAACAGCCCATCAGAGGAGCAGTCCACCTTCTCCTCGGGGGCCAAAGCAGCTGAGTTCCCTAAGTGGGCTGACACACAAACGCAGGCTGAGACCCCCTGGCTGCGTCTGCTGAAGGGagcactgaccaatcagaagcgaGCGGAGCCAGACCGGTCACGGAGGGGATGGAACCGAGGATGCTTTGGGCTCAAACTGGATCGAATTGGGTCCATGAGCGGCCTAGGCTGTTAG